The Aminithiophilus ramosus genome contains a region encoding:
- a CDS encoding ABC transporter permease, which produces MRDGAKEPKKGTGLGYEAWLRFRRNRLAMAGLVMALSVILSAIFASSLAPYDPFKQLIWTEGREVRLAAPSAKHVMGTDLYGRDILSRVLYGARISLQIGIFATLVSLVVGVPLGALAGYRGGFTDDFISWIINVIFAFPFFLFVLAVVAVFQNPSMIVIYVAIGLVNWVSIARVVRAQFISLREREFVEAARALGLPSWRIIFVHILPNALAPVIVQATLGMGSIIMIEAGLAFLGFGAQPPTPSWGLMISEGQKYLGMGKWWWAIFPGLAITYTVLSFNFLGDGLRDALDVRLKR; this is translated from the coding sequence ATGCGCGATGGCGCGAAAGAGCCCAAAAAGGGAACGGGACTGGGCTACGAGGCCTGGCTCCGCTTCCGCCGCAACCGCCTGGCCATGGCCGGTCTCGTCATGGCCCTCTCCGTCATTCTGTCCGCGATCTTCGCCTCCTCTTTGGCCCCCTACGATCCCTTCAAGCAGCTCATCTGGACGGAAGGCCGCGAGGTGAGGCTCGCCGCCCCTTCGGCCAAGCACGTCATGGGGACCGACCTCTACGGCCGGGACATCCTGAGCCGCGTCCTCTACGGGGCGCGCATCTCCCTCCAGATCGGCATCTTCGCCACCCTCGTCTCCCTCGTCGTCGGCGTTCCTCTCGGGGCCCTGGCCGGCTACAGAGGCGGCTTCACCGACGATTTCATCTCCTGGATCATCAACGTCATCTTCGCCTTTCCCTTCTTCCTCTTCGTTCTCGCCGTCGTCGCCGTCTTCCAGAACCCGAGCATGATCGTCATCTACGTGGCCATCGGCCTCGTCAACTGGGTCTCCATCGCCCGCGTCGTCCGGGCCCAGTTCATCTCCCTCCGCGAGAGGGAATTCGTCGAGGCGGCCCGGGCCCTGGGCCTGCCGTCGTGGCGCATCATCTTCGTCCACATCCTTCCCAACGCCCTGGCTCCCGTCATCGTCCAGGCCACCCTCGGCATGGGGAGCATCATCATGATCGAGGCGGGGCTGGCCTTCCTCGGCTTCGGCGCCCAGCCGCCCACGCCGAGCTGGGGCCTCATGATCTCCGAGGGACAGAAGTACCTGGGGATGGGCAAGTGGTGGTGGGCCATCTTCCCCGGTCTGGCCATCACCTACACGGTGCTCTCCTTCAATTTCCTCGGCGACGGTCTCAGGGACGCCCTCGACGTCCGCCTCAAAAGGTAG
- a CDS encoding Ig-like domain-containing protein has product MRILSHLRALHRQVPLLPVVLVFSVFLLGGCGSSSDGPVPGPEGAGLVTLSGQVSNAVPAEIPVAATDRQGALRAARLQAGAGVADVEITATLDGWELARTSTPGEDGFYAFEVPVPSEESRLVLTFRRNGYITYQRALTVKAGESHSVHVVLPRVETPTVTDGVASGDAFRFENLPDGDFTLFVGDPTDPVGAAAFPGDYMAATAASGDVPLVSMAFFEATLASGDEAVTAFDPPIEVTLLLPEAYQDGTLLNPDTGLAYVSGDVIDWWSYDTDLALWVEEDADPSTPERDKAVIVEGADGRLYVTAKATHFSWWNADYPQEFAYFCVQVVDGDGNPLENIPVYSTGVSYKNTSRPVRTDENGWARGIVVKKSTSDVAEERERAQVYALAGNVRFFYDVTEAAEGIVDSDDIYTPFDENECERPDGRPSIELNNVITVSFEGVVEGTVKGETGAALAGIKVYSSTGGVAETDSSGRYSLNVPVNADVMIYVAGVEAKAAKVNDKDVPVTVDFTVANQAPVITRLVRTPEGQLGTLGSVTFTGEARDPEGGAVTYAWTATDGTFSTATGSSTVWTAPNSLSGSAQITFTATDGEGKASSMTVPVAWGPLPLAGRLVVNLLDDEGDPVVGAWVILHRADGSVEATKKTNALGKADFGDIGRNTATVSYAYEQKKTYPGTLHTYRHIYTAVDIPVAELKILVEDDDDDEGEQPHLFAAEDDGDGPLYSVSLAVASPDIPEEGYVTFQPAYAYLYREYPRQDGVSVYQSHLQEDGKLTLLALARTWNEGSEAQTLHSWGVLYDQTPVSGDLYTVDLTGNPVNVPWTSNVDVTWLFLTAERRGVEYTLSDLYDYSVAGSGARRTAPDRDELRARKEALLEKAAKAGTAQIAAFEADFYAQSASGANVNDAEERDYTAVEEEKRLGSSLPSSMTVSLPDYLFTSASLDRSGATPQASWRLETTNAVDAFFVGLEGSKSVSEPSVYSYTTVNWNVLVDREKGDGSYTFPALPAELAAWLADLDWGPTLSLSVVDYDNLSGFDSLMSLVLNGQDPNASALRVLNGNWPYWGEPR; this is encoded by the coding sequence TTGAGAATCCTGAGTCATCTGAGAGCCCTCCATCGTCAAGTACCTCTGCTGCCGGTAGTCCTCGTTTTTTCGGTCTTCCTGCTTGGAGGCTGCGGCAGCAGCAGCGACGGCCCTGTCCCGGGACCGGAAGGGGCGGGCCTCGTCACCCTTTCGGGACAGGTCTCCAACGCCGTTCCCGCCGAGATTCCCGTGGCGGCCACGGACCGTCAGGGCGCCCTCAGGGCGGCCCGTCTTCAGGCCGGCGCCGGCGTCGCCGATGTGGAGATCACGGCCACTCTGGACGGATGGGAGCTGGCCCGGACCTCCACGCCGGGAGAGGACGGCTTCTACGCCTTCGAGGTTCCCGTTCCCTCCGAGGAGAGCCGCCTCGTCCTGACCTTCCGCAGAAACGGATACATCACCTACCAGAGAGCCCTCACCGTCAAGGCCGGAGAGAGCCACTCCGTCCACGTCGTGCTGCCCCGGGTCGAGACGCCGACGGTCACGGACGGCGTCGCCTCGGGAGACGCCTTCCGTTTCGAGAACCTGCCTGACGGCGACTTCACCCTCTTCGTGGGCGATCCAACCGATCCCGTCGGGGCCGCCGCCTTTCCCGGCGACTACATGGCCGCCACGGCGGCCAGCGGCGACGTCCCCCTCGTGAGCATGGCCTTCTTCGAGGCGACGCTCGCCAGCGGAGACGAGGCGGTCACCGCCTTCGATCCTCCCATCGAGGTCACGCTTCTCCTGCCCGAGGCGTATCAGGACGGAACGCTTCTCAACCCCGACACCGGTCTCGCCTACGTCTCGGGCGACGTCATCGACTGGTGGTCCTACGACACCGATCTGGCCCTGTGGGTCGAAGAGGACGCCGACCCCTCGACGCCCGAGCGCGACAAGGCCGTCATCGTCGAGGGCGCCGACGGGCGCCTCTACGTCACGGCCAAGGCGACGCACTTCAGCTGGTGGAATGCCGACTATCCCCAGGAGTTCGCCTATTTCTGCGTCCAGGTCGTCGACGGCGACGGCAACCCGCTGGAGAATATCCCCGTCTACTCGACGGGCGTCTCCTACAAGAACACCTCCCGGCCCGTGAGGACCGACGAGAACGGTTGGGCCCGGGGCATCGTCGTCAAGAAATCGACTTCCGACGTGGCCGAAGAGCGCGAGAGGGCCCAGGTCTACGCCCTGGCCGGGAACGTCCGGTTCTTCTACGACGTGACCGAGGCGGCCGAGGGAATCGTCGACTCCGACGACATCTACACGCCCTTCGACGAAAACGAATGCGAGCGACCCGACGGCAGACCCTCCATCGAGCTGAACAACGTCATCACCGTCAGCTTCGAGGGCGTCGTCGAGGGCACCGTTAAAGGCGAGACCGGCGCGGCGCTGGCCGGCATCAAGGTCTACTCCAGCACGGGAGGCGTCGCCGAGACCGATTCCTCCGGCCGATACAGCCTGAACGTCCCCGTCAACGCCGACGTCATGATCTACGTCGCCGGCGTCGAGGCCAAGGCGGCCAAGGTCAACGACAAAGACGTTCCCGTCACCGTCGATTTCACCGTCGCCAACCAGGCCCCCGTCATCACCCGGCTGGTCCGGACGCCCGAGGGACAGCTCGGCACCCTCGGCTCGGTGACCTTCACCGGCGAGGCCCGCGATCCCGAGGGCGGAGCGGTGACCTATGCCTGGACCGCCACGGACGGGACCTTCTCGACGGCTACGGGGAGCTCGACGGTCTGGACGGCGCCCAACTCCCTTTCCGGATCGGCCCAGATCACCTTCACCGCCACCGACGGGGAGGGCAAGGCCAGCTCCATGACCGTTCCCGTCGCCTGGGGACCTCTTCCCCTGGCGGGACGGCTCGTCGTCAACCTTCTCGATGACGAGGGCGATCCCGTCGTCGGAGCCTGGGTCATCCTCCACAGGGCGGACGGCTCCGTCGAGGCGACGAAGAAGACCAACGCCCTGGGCAAGGCCGACTTCGGCGACATCGGGCGCAACACCGCCACCGTGAGCTACGCCTACGAGCAGAAGAAGACCTATCCGGGAACCCTCCACACCTACCGTCACATCTACACGGCCGTCGACATCCCCGTGGCGGAGCTGAAGATCCTCGTCGAGGACGACGACGACGACGAGGGCGAACAGCCCCACCTGTTCGCCGCCGAGGACGACGGGGACGGGCCTCTCTATTCCGTCTCTCTGGCCGTCGCCTCGCCCGATATCCCCGAGGAGGGCTACGTGACCTTCCAGCCCGCCTACGCCTACCTGTATCGGGAGTATCCCCGCCAGGACGGCGTCTCCGTCTATCAAAGCCATCTCCAGGAGGACGGCAAGCTGACGCTGCTGGCCCTGGCCAGGACTTGGAACGAAGGAAGCGAGGCCCAGACGCTTCACTCCTGGGGCGTCCTCTACGACCAGACGCCGGTATCGGGCGATCTCTACACCGTCGATCTGACCGGAAACCCCGTCAACGTCCCCTGGACCTCCAACGTCGACGTCACCTGGCTCTTCCTCACGGCCGAGCGTCGTGGCGTCGAGTACACCCTGTCCGACCTCTACGACTACAGCGTCGCCGGAAGCGGGGCGAGGAGAACGGCTCCCGACCGGGACGAGCTGCGGGCCCGCAAGGAGGCCCTGCTGGAGAAGGCCGCCAAGGCCGGCACGGCCCAGATCGCCGCTTTCGAGGCCGACTTCTACGCCCAGTCCGCCTCGGGGGCCAACGTCAACGACGCCGAGGAGCGGGATTACACCGCCGTCGAGGAGGAGAAGCGCCTCGGCTCCTCTCTGCCGTCGAGCATGACCGTCTCTCTGCCCGACTACCTCTTCACCTCGGCCAGCCTCGACAGGAGCGGAGCGACCCCCCAGGCCTCCTGGCGGCTCGAGACGACGAACGCCGTCGACGCCTTCTTCGTCGGCCTCGAAGGCTCCAAGAGCGTCTCCGAGCCCTCCGTCTACAGCTACACGACGGTGAACTGGAACGTCCTCGTCGACAGGGAGAAGGGCGACGGGAGCTACACCTTCCCCGCCCTGCCCGCCGAGCTGGCGGCCTGGCTCGCCGATCTCGACTGGGGGCCCACCCTCTCCCTCTCCGTCGTCGACTACGACAACCTCTCGGGCTTCGATTCCCTCATGAGCCTCGTGCTCAACGGCCAGGATCCGAACGCGTCGGCCCTGCGCGTCCTCAACGGCAACTGGCCCTACTGGGGCGAGCCCCGCTAG
- a CDS encoding ABC transporter permease: MFSYVIRKILYSVPVIWGVVTVVFILMAVVPGDPARLMMGQRGDPATLARIRADLGLDLPLHRQYFRFLGDMARGDLGTSYRNNERVTTALASRFGATLRLAFWAMVVAAVIGVAAGILSAVKQYSLFDYSAMFIAISGVSAPVFWVGLLLLLVFAYGFHIIPGVGYGDGDWRYLVLPVITLGVRPAALIARLTRSCMLEVMSQDYIRTARAKGLAERVVILKHAFKNALIPVVTIIGTQVAELLSGAVLTETIFAWPGVGRLAVEALVARDFPMIRGTVIFMALLFLVANLLVDLSYGFIDPRIRYD, translated from the coding sequence GTGTTTTCCTATGTCATCCGCAAGATTCTCTACTCCGTCCCCGTCATCTGGGGCGTCGTCACCGTCGTCTTCATCCTCATGGCCGTCGTTCCCGGCGACCCGGCCCGTCTCATGATGGGCCAAAGAGGCGATCCGGCCACGCTGGCCCGCATCCGGGCCGATCTGGGCCTCGATCTGCCCCTTCACCGGCAGTATTTCCGCTTCCTCGGCGACATGGCCCGAGGCGACCTGGGGACGTCGTACCGCAACAACGAGCGGGTCACGACGGCCCTGGCAAGCCGGTTCGGCGCCACCCTTCGCCTGGCCTTCTGGGCCATGGTCGTCGCCGCCGTCATCGGCGTCGCCGCCGGGATCCTCTCGGCCGTCAAACAGTACTCTCTCTTCGACTACTCGGCCATGTTCATCGCCATATCGGGGGTGAGCGCTCCCGTCTTCTGGGTGGGGCTCCTGCTTCTTCTCGTCTTCGCCTACGGCTTCCACATCATTCCCGGCGTCGGCTACGGCGACGGAGACTGGCGCTACCTCGTCCTTCCCGTCATCACCCTCGGAGTGAGGCCCGCCGCCCTCATCGCCCGCCTCACCCGATCCTGCATGCTCGAGGTGATGAGCCAGGACTACATCCGCACGGCCCGGGCCAAGGGACTGGCCGAGAGGGTCGTCATCCTCAAGCACGCCTTCAAGAACGCCCTCATCCCCGTCGTCACCATCATCGGAACGCAGGTGGCCGAACTCCTCTCGGGAGCGGTCCTGACGGAGACGATCTTCGCCTGGCCCGGAGTGGGGCGGCTGGCCGTCGAGGCCCTGGTGGCCCGCGATTTCCCCATGATCCGCGGCACCGTCATCTTCATGGCCCTCCTCTTCCTCGTGGCCAATCTGCTCGTCGATCTCTCCTACGGGTTCATCGACCCCCGGATCCGCTATGACTAG
- a CDS encoding signal peptidase II, with protein sequence MRRLLPPLCLAGALQLLSAAIGALGLPVTWNDGVALSAFGASPAAVTLGLAGLAAVTFLFRRRDRLAATGLTLLWGGAASNVVDRLVHGAVMDYIPLPLPPFPTLPPPLPSPPAVIHLNGADLALLAGALCLLLSTRRKG encoded by the coding sequence GTGAGGCGCCTCCTCCCCCCGCTCTGCCTGGCCGGAGCCCTTCAGCTTCTCTCGGCGGCGATCGGCGCCCTGGGCCTGCCCGTCACGTGGAACGACGGCGTGGCCCTCTCGGCCTTCGGCGCCTCTCCCGCCGCCGTCACCCTGGGACTGGCCGGCCTCGCGGCCGTCACGTTCCTCTTCCGCCGCCGCGATCGCCTCGCCGCGACGGGGCTGACCCTCCTCTGGGGAGGGGCCGCGAGCAACGTCGTCGACCGCCTCGTCCACGGCGCCGTCATGGATTACATCCCTCTGCCTCTGCCCCCCTTCCCGACCCTTCCTCCCCCCCTCCCCTCGCCGCCCGCGGTGATCCACCTCAACGGCGCCGACCTGGCCCTCCTGGCCGGCGCCCTTTGCCTCCTCCTCTCGACGCGACGGAAAGGGTGA
- a CDS encoding ABC transporter ATP-binding protein — protein MSLLEIKGLKTCFDTDRGVVRAVDGVSFSIKPGRTLGVVGESGCGKSVTALSILRLLPKPVGRIAAGSIRLRDRDLLALSEREMRSVRGNDISMIFQEPMTSLNPVFTVGDQIAEPLMLHQQMNRRRAMDRAVEMLQVVGIPNAERRVAEYPHQLSGGQRQRAMIAMALACRPALLIADEPTTALDVTVQAQILDLMNDLKDRFGSSVMLITHALGVIAETAQRVVVMYAGRVVEEADVEPLFAEPLHPYTQGLLRSIPRLDCDRERLDVIPGVVPNPLEFPPGCRFHNRCDKAFDRCRREEPPLYLLGGRSVRCWLYEDDGRKEGSRDD, from the coding sequence GTGAGCCTTCTCGAAATCAAGGGTCTGAAAACCTGCTTCGACACCGACAGGGGAGTGGTCCGGGCCGTCGACGGCGTCTCCTTCTCCATCAAGCCCGGCAGGACTCTGGGCGTCGTCGGCGAATCGGGCTGCGGCAAGAGCGTGACGGCCCTCTCCATCCTGCGCCTTCTTCCCAAGCCCGTCGGGCGGATCGCGGCCGGATCGATCCGCCTCCGGGACCGCGATCTTCTGGCTTTGTCGGAGCGGGAGATGCGCTCCGTCAGGGGCAACGACATCTCCATGATCTTTCAGGAGCCCATGACGAGCCTCAACCCCGTCTTCACCGTCGGCGACCAGATCGCCGAGCCCCTCATGCTCCATCAGCAGATGAACCGTCGCCGGGCCATGGACCGGGCCGTCGAAATGCTCCAGGTCGTGGGCATTCCCAACGCCGAGCGACGCGTCGCCGAATATCCCCATCAGCTCTCCGGCGGTCAGCGTCAGAGGGCCATGATCGCCATGGCTCTGGCCTGCCGCCCCGCCCTGCTCATCGCCGACGAACCGACGACGGCTCTCGACGTGACCGTTCAGGCCCAGATCCTCGACCTCATGAACGACCTCAAAGACAGGTTCGGCTCGTCGGTCATGCTCATCACCCACGCCCTGGGCGTCATCGCCGAGACGGCCCAGCGCGTCGTCGTCATGTACGCCGGCCGCGTCGTCGAAGAGGCCGACGTCGAACCCCTCTTCGCCGAGCCGCTTCATCCCTACACGCAGGGACTGCTGCGCTCCATTCCCCGCCTCGACTGCGACAGGGAGCGCCTCGACGTCATTCCCGGCGTCGTTCCCAATCCCCTCGAATTCCCGCCGGGATGCCGCTTCCACAACCGCTGCGACAAGGCCTTCGACCGATGCCGCCGCGAAGAGCCGCCTCTTTATCTTCTCGGCGGCCGTTCCGTCCGGTGCTGGCTCTACGAAGACGACGGCCGGAAGGAGGGTTCCCGCGATGATTGA
- a CDS encoding ABC transporter ATP-binding protein, protein MIESGSHYLTVRGLKKYFPLRKGVFRRAVGHVQAVDDVSFFVNERETLGLVGESGCGKSTTGRTLLHLLEPTAGEVFFDGRNVGQILKKDPKELRRQMQIIFQDPYGSLNPRMTVHNIVGEAVRYHGLAGQADLDDYVCDILAKCGLRPEHRFRYPHEFSGGQRQRIGIARALALKPRFVVCDEPVSALDVSIQSQVLNLLKDLQREMKLTYLFISHDLSVVRHISDRIAVMYLGRLVELAAKADFFSNPLHPYTQALLSAIPLPDPTKKRERILLEGDVPSPINPPPGCRFHTRCPRAMERCRVEVPPFVDVGGDHFVACFLHG, encoded by the coding sequence ATGATTGAGTCCGGATCGCACTACCTCACCGTGAGGGGCCTCAAAAAATACTTCCCCCTGCGCAAGGGCGTCTTCCGCCGCGCCGTCGGTCACGTCCAGGCCGTCGACGACGTCTCCTTCTTCGTCAACGAAAGGGAGACGCTGGGCCTCGTCGGCGAATCGGGCTGCGGCAAGTCGACGACGGGCCGGACTCTGCTCCACCTGCTGGAGCCGACGGCGGGCGAGGTCTTCTTCGATGGACGCAACGTCGGCCAGATCCTCAAAAAAGACCCCAAAGAGCTGCGGCGCCAGATGCAGATCATCTTTCAGGACCCCTACGGCAGCCTCAATCCCCGCATGACGGTCCATAACATCGTCGGCGAGGCCGTCCGCTACCACGGCCTCGCCGGACAGGCCGATCTGGACGACTATGTCTGCGACATCCTGGCCAAGTGCGGCCTCAGGCCCGAACACCGCTTCCGCTATCCCCACGAGTTCTCCGGCGGTCAGCGCCAGCGGATCGGGATCGCCCGGGCCCTGGCCCTCAAGCCCCGCTTCGTCGTCTGCGACGAGCCCGTTTCGGCCCTGGACGTCTCCATCCAGAGCCAGGTCCTGAACCTCCTGAAGGACCTCCAGAGAGAGATGAAACTCACCTACCTCTTCATCTCCCACGACCTCTCCGTCGTCCGTCACATCTCGGACCGCATCGCCGTCATGTACCTGGGGCGCCTCGTCGAGCTGGCCGCCAAGGCCGATTTCTTCTCCAACCCGCTTCACCCCTACACGCAGGCCCTTCTCTCGGCCATTCCCCTGCCCGATCCGACGAAAAAGAGGGAAAGGATCCTCCTCGAAGGCGATGTCCCCTCGCCCATCAATCCCCCTCCGGGCTGCCGTTTCCATACCCGCTGCCCCAGGGCCATGGAGCGGTGCCGCGTCGAGGTTCCCCCCTTCGTCGACGTCGGCGGCGACCACTTCGTCGCCTGCTTTCTCCACGGCTGA
- a CDS encoding NAD+ synthase produces MRIAAAQLNPTVGDVAGNVALLARAIASIPPGEADLVVAPELFLTGYPPLDLLEKGWFLESVGRGIADVAELSRSRPDLAVLFGAPRPTGGGRGKPLHNGALLVEAGLVVGEQAKTLLPTYDVFDEARHFAPAARNRTLPFRGERLGVTVCEDIWNDAGTWPGASLYDRDPVAEAVADGATMIVNLSASPFSMGKERLRFRLAERARQRFGLPLLYVNQVGGNDELLFDGRSFLLDGSGRATVLPGFRETTAVVDTERGEGEYVPLDDVGAVYEALVMGLRDYCRKCGFSRAILGLSGGIDSALTAVIAARALGPEAVTALAMPSPYSSRGSVDDSRLLARNLGIAFKVLPISEIFRTCLAEMAPILEGRGRALAEENLQARIRGNALMALSNATGGLVLSTGNKSELAMGYCTLYGDMDGGLALLADVPKTLVYALARHVNGPGEIIPGAVIDKPPSAELRPDQKDSDSLPPYEVLDAILERHIEEGASLSAIVADGFDEATVRSVLATVARNEYKRRQAAPGLRVTTKAFGLGRRMPLAARFSF; encoded by the coding sequence ATGCGCATCGCGGCAGCTCAACTCAATCCCACCGTGGGCGACGTGGCGGGCAACGTCGCCCTTCTGGCCCGGGCGATCGCCTCGATCCCTCCGGGCGAGGCCGATCTCGTCGTGGCGCCCGAGCTTTTCCTGACGGGCTACCCCCCGCTCGATCTGCTGGAGAAGGGCTGGTTCCTCGAAAGCGTCGGGCGGGGCATCGCCGACGTGGCCGAACTCTCCCGCTCCCGGCCCGATCTGGCCGTCCTCTTCGGCGCCCCGCGCCCCACCGGCGGCGGCCGGGGCAAGCCCCTCCACAACGGGGCCCTTCTCGTCGAGGCGGGCCTCGTCGTCGGCGAACAGGCGAAGACGCTTCTGCCCACTTACGACGTCTTCGACGAGGCCCGCCACTTCGCCCCGGCGGCGCGCAACCGGACCCTCCCCTTCCGGGGAGAGAGGCTGGGCGTCACCGTCTGCGAGGACATCTGGAACGATGCCGGAACCTGGCCCGGCGCCTCCCTCTACGACAGAGACCCCGTCGCCGAGGCCGTCGCCGACGGCGCCACGATGATCGTCAATCTCTCGGCCTCGCCCTTCTCCATGGGGAAGGAACGGCTCCGGTTCCGCCTGGCCGAAAGGGCGAGGCAGCGCTTCGGGCTTCCCCTCCTCTACGTCAACCAGGTGGGCGGCAACGACGAGCTCCTCTTCGACGGCCGGAGCTTCCTCCTCGACGGATCCGGCCGCGCCACGGTCCTTCCCGGGTTTCGGGAGACGACGGCCGTCGTCGACACGGAGCGGGGCGAGGGAGAGTACGTCCCTCTCGACGACGTCGGTGCCGTCTACGAGGCCCTCGTCATGGGGCTGCGCGACTACTGCCGCAAGTGCGGCTTCTCCAGAGCCATTCTGGGCCTCTCGGGCGGCATCGACTCGGCGCTGACGGCCGTCATCGCCGCCCGCGCCCTGGGCCCCGAGGCGGTGACGGCCCTCGCCATGCCCTCGCCCTATTCGTCGCGGGGAAGCGTCGACGACTCGCGCCTCCTGGCCCGCAACCTGGGCATCGCCTTCAAGGTCCTGCCCATATCGGAGATCTTCCGGACCTGTCTCGCCGAGATGGCCCCCATCCTGGAGGGCAGGGGACGGGCCCTGGCCGAGGAGAACCTTCAGGCCCGCATCAGGGGAAACGCCCTCATGGCCCTCTCCAACGCCACGGGAGGTCTCGTCCTCTCGACGGGCAACAAGAGCGAGCTGGCCATGGGCTACTGCACCCTCTACGGCGACATGGACGGGGGGCTGGCCCTGCTGGCCGACGTGCCCAAGACCCTCGTCTACGCCCTGGCGCGCCACGTCAACGGACCGGGCGAGATCATCCCCGGAGCCGTCATCGACAAGCCCCCCTCGGCGGAGCTCCGCCCCGACCAGAAAGACAGCGACAGCCTCCCTCCCTACGAGGTTCTCGACGCCATCCTGGAACGCCACATCGAAGAGGGCGCCTCGCTGAGCGCGATCGTCGCCGACGGCTTCGACGAGGCCACGGTCCGCTCCGTCCTCGCCACGGTGGCCCGCAACGAGTACAAGCGCCGCCAGGCCGCCCCAGGCCTGCGGGTGACGACGAAGGCCTTCGGCCTGGGCCGCCGCATGCCTCTGGCGGCCCGGTTCTCCTTTTAG
- a CDS encoding ABC transporter substrate-binding protein has translation MRKSSRLFCLLLAGLLLCLTVSVAMAEEPVYGGILRWREINDPPKLDPAMATDTVSSRNIYLMFDMLVDNHPDGQGLVPRLAESWEGSDGGKVWTFHLRKGVHFHKESLGQPTENGGREVKAADWKYSMERLVKINSPRAYFIDMVKGYQDFVDGKTTEWVGIKVVDDYTLRFELDYSFAPFVSVLAYNSFMVVPKEDAEKWGAEFNFHPVGTGAFILDRWEHDQKTVYKRNPDYWKHDDQGRQLPYLDGVEIVVIPDNTIAYEEIKKGNIDAFPDFPDEFYLEAKVRFGDLLQERPWLGTYYYGFNNTKAPFKDNKTLRQAMNYAVDRKRINDLVLEGRYFPGHGVLPPGMPGYDPDLKGYEYNPELAKKMMAEAGYPDGIEVELNVNNNPRHTAVAEAIQAQLAELGIKLRVKVLDWGVHLDLCERAETEMFRMGWVVDYADPDNFLYVLLHSSNHGSKGNYSFYGNAEVDKLLAAARVETDYDKRISLYREAEKIIVDDAPWIFLFHYTTSLLGQERVKNLNLPAFGDYTTPLEVVWVTK, from the coding sequence ATGAGAAAAAGTTCCCGTCTGTTCTGTCTTCTCCTGGCCGGTCTTCTGCTGTGTCTGACGGTCTCGGTGGCGATGGCCGAGGAACCCGTCTACGGCGGCATCCTTCGCTGGCGCGAGATCAACGATCCTCCCAAGCTGGACCCGGCCATGGCCACCGACACCGTCTCGAGCCGCAACATCTACCTCATGTTCGACATGCTCGTCGACAACCATCCCGACGGTCAGGGCCTCGTTCCCCGTCTCGCCGAGAGCTGGGAGGGCAGCGACGGAGGCAAGGTCTGGACCTTCCACCTCCGCAAGGGCGTCCATTTCCACAAGGAAAGCCTGGGCCAGCCCACGGAAAACGGCGGCCGCGAGGTGAAGGCCGCCGACTGGAAATACTCCATGGAACGCCTCGTCAAGATCAATTCCCCCCGGGCCTACTTCATCGACATGGTCAAGGGCTACCAGGACTTCGTCGACGGCAAGACAACCGAATGGGTCGGCATCAAGGTCGTCGACGACTACACCCTCCGGTTCGAGCTCGACTACTCCTTCGCCCCCTTCGTCAGCGTCCTGGCCTACAACTCCTTCATGGTCGTCCCCAAAGAGGACGCCGAGAAGTGGGGCGCCGAATTCAACTTCCATCCCGTCGGCACGGGGGCCTTCATCCTCGATCGCTGGGAGCACGACCAGAAGACGGTCTACAAGCGCAACCCCGACTACTGGAAGCATGACGATCAGGGACGGCAGCTTCCCTACCTGGACGGCGTCGAGATCGTCGTCATCCCCGACAACACCATCGCCTACGAGGAGATCAAGAAGGGCAACATCGACGCCTTCCCCGACTTCCCCGACGAGTTCTATCTCGAGGCCAAGGTCCGCTTCGGCGATCTCCTTCAGGAGCGCCCCTGGCTGGGGACCTACTACTACGGCTTCAACAACACGAAGGCACCCTTCAAGGACAACAAGACCCTCCGTCAGGCCATGAACTACGCCGTCGACCGCAAGCGCATCAACGACCTCGTCCTCGAGGGGCGCTACTTCCCGGGCCACGGCGTTCTCCCTCCGGGCATGCCCGGCTACGACCCCGACCTCAAGGGCTACGAGTACAACCCCGAGCTGGCCAAGAAGATGATGGCCGAGGCGGGCTACCCCGACGGCATCGAAGTCGAGCTCAACGTCAACAACAACCCCCGTCACACGGCCGTAGCCGAGGCCATCCAGGCCCAGCTCGCCGAACTGGGCATCAAGCTCAGAGTCAAGGTCCTCGACTGGGGCGTCCACCTCGATCTCTGCGAGCGGGCCGAGACGGAGATGTTCCGCATGGGCTGGGTCGTCGACTACGCCGACCCCGACAACTTCCTCTACGTCCTGCTCCACTCCTCCAACCACGGCTCCAAGGGCAACTACTCCTTCTACGGCAACGCCGAAGTCGACAAGCTGCTGGCCGCCGCCCGCGTCGAGACGGACTACGACAAGCGCATCTCCCTCTACCGCGAGGCCGAGAAGATCATCGTCGACGACGCCCCCTGGATCTTCCTCTTCCACTACACCACGAGCCTCCTGGGACAGGAGCGCGTCAAAAACCTCAACCTCCCCGCCTTCGGCGACTACACGACGCCTCTCGAAGTCGTCTGGGTCACGAAGTAG